The sequence CGAGGACATGTTCGCGACCATCGTAGCGGGGATGCTGACGCTCTGGGCGGTCGGCGCGCTGCTGTAACGAAAAAAAGCGGCGCGGTCAGTCGTCGTTCGGCGTCGGCGCCTCACCCTCCTCGTCGGTCGAGATGGGATCGCGTTCGTCCTCGCTGAAGCCATCGGACTCCTGCATCCGACGACGGGCCTCGGGGTCGAATTCGGCCTCGATGTCCTGGAACCGGTCGACGAAGGAGAGTTCGTGGTGACTCTCCGTCGGGTGGCCGAGATAACGGTCTTCGAGGTCGAACTGTGCGCGTTCGTCCTCCTCGGCGAGCGCCGCGAAGTCCTCGTAGACGGCGTGGGCGCCCGAATGGAGGCCGAAGAGGGTGATGAAGATGTACTTGTAGCCGAGGTCACCCAGTTCCGCGAACGTCAGCGGGTCGTCCTCCTCCGACCACGCGAACGACGAGGAGTAGTTGAACGCGAGATCCAGATCGGGGTGGGTCTCGTGGATGGTCTCGGCGTACTCGACGGCGTCCTCGCGCGAGGGGTCGGGCATCTCCGGCCAGACCAGGTCGACACCGGCGTCGGCGTAGAGGCGCCCGCGCTCCAGGTGTTCGTCCCAGTCGCCGTTGGCCGACCCGTAGGCGTCGGTGCGGGCGATGATGACGGTGTCCTCGCACTGTTTGGCGTCGACGGCGGCGCGAAAGCGGGCCTCGGCGTCCTCGCGGGAGACGATCTGCTTGCCCGCGATGTGGCCACACCGCTTTGGCGTCGTCTGGTCCTCGATGTGAATCGCCGCGACGCCGGCCTTCTCGTACTCGCGGACGGCGCGCCGGACGTTGTGGATGCCGCCGTAGCCGGTGTCACAGTCCGCGACGACGGGCAGGGTCGTCGCTTCGGCGATCCGCTTTGCGTTCTCGACCATCTCGGTCATCGTCACCATCTCCAGGTCGGGGAAGCCGAACTGACCGAGGACGGTCGAGTAGCCGCTCATGTAGACGGCGTCGTGGCCCGTCATCTCGGCGAGACGAGCGTCGAGGGCGTGATAGAGGCCGGGCGCGAACACGAACTGCTGGTCGTTCAGTCGGTCCCGGAACTCGCGCGCCGCGGGGTTGTCGACGTCCCGCGTCATCGGATCGGGGTCGAGTTCGTCGGGTCTCATCGGTCTCCCGCCGTGTCGGGTCCGTTGCTGTTCGGGCGGCCGAGGTCGGGAACGAGCGGGGCCTCCTGTGCCAGTTCGTCGTCGTATGTGCGCTGTGTCGTGAGATCCGTCCGCAGCCCACTGCCGTCGGTCATCGTCCGCCGGCCGTCGGTGCGCCCGAGGTCGGGGACGAGAGGGGCTTGCTGTGCTAGTTCGTCGTCGTATTCGCGTTGGGTCGTGGGGTCCATGTCGTTGGTGGGGTGTCGCGAGTCGGTCGTCTGCCGGTCCTGTTCGCCGCGGGGCGATGGGTGCGTACGTGCATTGCATCCGGCAGGATGGCAGGAGGGTGGATAAAGTTAATGATTGATAATGATAATATTCGTTAATTCAGTTTAAGGGCATTATGTGTGTCGTGGTATCGTGACCCACGAACCGACGCCACTTCACGGACCTTAATCCCGTTCAACACTAGCTACAGGTAGATGGTAGCCGCGATAGAGATCGACGACCTCAGGAAGGAATACGGCGACGTGACCGCGCTGGACGGGGTGTCGCTGACGGTCCCCGAGGGGAGTTTCTTCGGTCTGCTCGGCCCCAACGGCGCGGGCAAGACGACGTTCATCAACATCCTCGTCGGCCTGGTCCGGAAGAGCGGCGGCGAGGCGCGCGTGTTCGACCACGATGTGGAGACCGACTACCGTGAGGCGCGCGACCGCATCGGCCTCGCGCCCCAGGAGTTCAACGTGGACCGGTTTTTCCCCATCCGCGAGGTGCTGGAACACAAGGCGGGCTATCACGGAATTCCCGCCGACGAGGCCCGCGAACGCGCCGACGAGGCGCTGAAACAGGTGGGTATCTACGAGAAACGCGACACCCGTTTCGACTGGCTCTCCGGCGGGATGAAGCGACGCTTCCTCATCGCGCGAGCGCTCGTCACCGATCCCGACCTGCTCATCCTCGACGAACCGACCGCCGGCGTCGACGTGCAACTCCGCCACGACCTCTGGGACCTCATCACCGATCTGAACGAGGGCGGGACGACCATCCTCCTCACCACCCACTACATCGAGGAGGCCGAACGCCTCTGTGACGAAGTGGCGATCCTCGACCAGGGGCGGGTCGCCACGGTGAGCACGCCCGACGAACTCATGGACCGCGGCACCGACCGCATCACGGTCACCTTCCGCGAACCGCTCACCTCGCCGCCCGACATCGCCACCAACGGGAAGGTCGATTCGGTCAGCGTCGAAGACGGCCGTCTCGTCATCTCGGCGTCCCGCGGCGGCCTCGTCGCGCCTGATCTGGTGCGCGAACTCGACGGCGCGGGCTACGAAATCGTCGACCTGGACGTGTCGCGCACGTCGCTCGAAGAGGTGTTCGTCGAGATGACGCGAAACGGGTCGTCCGTCGCCGACGGAGGCGAAGCATGAGTCGGAGCACCGTCCAGTTGAAGACGCTGGTCCGCCGGGAGATTCTGCGGTTCGTCAGGCGGCCGTACAACACGTTCCTACCGCCGATCATCACGAACACGCTCTACTTCGCCGTGTTCGGCGTGATCCTCGGAAGCCGGATCGGGTCGATCGCGGGCGTGAGTTACATCCAGTTCGTTCTCCCCGGACTGGTCGTCCTCGGGGCCATCTCCGACGCCTTCGAGAACGCCTCCTTCTCCATCTTCCACGGTCGCTGGAACAACTACATCGACGCCGTCATCGTCACGCCAATGTCGAATTTCAACATGGTCGCGTCCTACGTCATCGCGAGTGCGACGAGAGGCATCGTCACGGCGTCGCTCATCGTCGGTGTGGGTCTCATCTTCACCTCGGTGCCGCTCTCACACCCCCTGTATCTCGTCGCGTTCCTCCTCGTCATCACGACGCTATTCGGCGGTCTCGGCATCATCGGCGGCCTCTGGGCCGACGACTTCGACTACCTCACCGTGCTGAACCAGTTCATCCTCCGCCCGCTGGTCTTCTTCGGTGCGGTGTTCTACTCGCTCGAAATCCTGCCCCCGACGTGGCGAACCGTCTCGCTGTTGAACCCGATGGTCTACATGGTCAACGGCGTCCGATACGGGATGATCGGCGTGACCGAAATCGACCCGAACCGATCGCTGGTCGTGCTGTCCGCCGCCGCCGCGGTCGTCCTGCTGGTCGACTTTCTGCTGTTCAAGCGGGGGTACGGCCTGACGGAGTAAAAGGCCCAAGACGGAGACCGTCTCATACGGACTATTGTCCCTGTTTACCTATTCGTCCCGTCGTACGCCCGACGAACCGTCGTGTCTCATACGGACTATTGTCCCTGTTTACCGGTGGTTCGCCGGACTGTTTCGGCGAACCACCGGTACTGACTTACGATAAACCGTATCACACCACCTATGCGCCAGTTCGTCGTCATCGGTCATGACGTGCCCACGACTCCCGAGTTCGCGCTCGACGACCTCGCCAGCGGCGCCGGCCGCCTCGACGTCCTCTGTCGGTGTGTCACGTCGGCCTTCTTCCTCTCGCACGACATCCGGAAGGACGCGCGCGTCCATCTCGTCCTCGACGACGCGTTCACTGTAACCTTCGACGGGAGCGACCTGCGACGACTCAATCCCGACGAGCGAAGCACGGCCGCGCTGGTTCGGGGCGCGCTGGAGCGCCGCGACGACGCCATCGGCCACCAGCCCGTCGAATCCAGCCCCGGGGTGTCGATCCGCCGCCGGGGCTTCGAGGCCACGCTGGACGCTCTCGGCGACGAGACGACGCTCGTTCACCTCCACGAGGCAGGGGCGCCTGTGGTCGACCGCGAGCCACCCAGTGATCCCGTGTTCGTCCTCTCCGATCACCACGACTTCACAGCGCAGGAAGCCGACCTGCTGACCGAGCGATCGGACCTCCGCGTGCGCCTCGGTCCGCGGGCGCTCCACGCCGACCACGCCATCACCGTCGCGCACAACTACCTCGACACCGAGGGGTTCCAGACGTACTGATAGGGATTCTCGTAACTGTCCAGAGATTCTCGCGGATACGGTCCCCGCGAAAATCTCTGACGGCTTCGAATAAACCCTATGAGACGGATCGGTTACTGTGTCCCCGCGGTCTCCGACCGCCGAAACTGACGTGCGACAGGCCGGCCGATTCTCGGTGAATCACAACTGTTAAACTCGGCGCTGGCGTTCATTCAGACGCGGGCCGGTGGGGTAGCTTGGTATCCTTCGGCCTTCGGGTGGCCGTAACCACGATTCAAATTCGTGCCGGCCCACTTTTCCCGCATTCTTACACCGTGAGCAACGGCCTTCGGGTGGCCGTAACCGCGTCCCCGCGAGCAGTGCGGGACCGAAGGTCCCGCTGGAAGCCGGCCGCAGGCCGGCGACGAAGCGAGCGGGGGATGACAGTCGCACGCCTGGGAAGCGATCGAAGGGAGCGACCCGGAACGTCTCGTCCGGGTTCAAATTCGTGCCGGCCCACGTTTCCCGCACGTTACCGCCTGAGCCACACCCCCGGAAGAGAATTTAACCGTCTCACCCCCTACCATCCGGTGTGGACGCTCCGTTCGAAGTTCTCGGAATCGATCCCGACGCGGACGACGCAGCGGTCGACAAGGCCTACCGCCGTCGAGTGATGGAGACGCATCCGGACCAGGGTGGGTCGGTCCGCGAGTTCCAACTGG comes from Haloplanus sp. XH21 and encodes:
- the aceA gene encoding isocitrate lyase — encoded protein: MRPDELDPDPMTRDVDNPAAREFRDRLNDQQFVFAPGLYHALDARLAEMTGHDAVYMSGYSTVLGQFGFPDLEMVTMTEMVENAKRIAEATTLPVVADCDTGYGGIHNVRRAVREYEKAGVAAIHIEDQTTPKRCGHIAGKQIVSREDAEARFRAAVDAKQCEDTVIIARTDAYGSANGDWDEHLERGRLYADAGVDLVWPEMPDPSREDAVEYAETIHETHPDLDLAFNYSSSFAWSEEDDPLTFAELGDLGYKYIFITLFGLHSGAHAVYEDFAALAEEDERAQFDLEDRYLGHPTESHHELSFVDRFQDIEAEFDPEARRRMQESDGFSEDERDPISTDEEGEAPTPNDD
- a CDS encoding ABC transporter ATP-binding protein yields the protein MVAAIEIDDLRKEYGDVTALDGVSLTVPEGSFFGLLGPNGAGKTTFINILVGLVRKSGGEARVFDHDVETDYREARDRIGLAPQEFNVDRFFPIREVLEHKAGYHGIPADEARERADEALKQVGIYEKRDTRFDWLSGGMKRRFLIARALVTDPDLLILDEPTAGVDVQLRHDLWDLITDLNEGGTTILLTTHYIEEAERLCDEVAILDQGRVATVSTPDELMDRGTDRITVTFREPLTSPPDIATNGKVDSVSVEDGRLVISASRGGLVAPDLVRELDGAGYEIVDLDVSRTSLEEVFVEMTRNGSSVADGGEA
- a CDS encoding ABC transporter permease, with amino-acid sequence MSRSTVQLKTLVRREILRFVRRPYNTFLPPIITNTLYFAVFGVILGSRIGSIAGVSYIQFVLPGLVVLGAISDAFENASFSIFHGRWNNYIDAVIVTPMSNFNMVASYVIASATRGIVTASLIVGVGLIFTSVPLSHPLYLVAFLLVITTLFGGLGIIGGLWADDFDYLTVLNQFILRPLVFFGAVFYSLEILPPTWRTVSLLNPMVYMVNGVRYGMIGVTEIDPNRSLVVLSAAAAVVLLVDFLLFKRGYGLTE
- the trmY gene encoding tRNA (pseudouridine(54)-N(1))-methyltransferase TrmY; this encodes MRQFVVIGHDVPTTPEFALDDLASGAGRLDVLCRCVTSAFFLSHDIRKDARVHLVLDDAFTVTFDGSDLRRLNPDERSTAALVRGALERRDDAIGHQPVESSPGVSIRRRGFEATLDALGDETTLVHLHEAGAPVVDREPPSDPVFVLSDHHDFTAQEADLLTERSDLRVRLGPRALHADHAITVAHNYLDTEGFQTY